TTGGCCAGGGTGTGGAAATGCAGGTTGAAGCCGAAGACAGCGCCCGAGTTGTCCTCGGTCACGTCCAGACGCTCCACGTCGACCGCGAAGACGGTGAAGATGTAGCGGTGCGGGCCGTGGCCGGGGGGCGGGGCGGCGCCGCCGAAGCCCGCCTCGCCATAATCCGTGCGGCCCTGCACGGCGCCCTTGGGCAGATCGGCGCCGCCCACGGCGCCCGCGCCGGCGGCCAGCTCACGGACGTGTGCGGGGATGTTGGCGACCGTCCAGTGCCAGAAACCCGAGCCGGTGGGGGCGTCGGGGTCGTAACAGGTGACGGCGAAGCTCTTGGTCCCTTCCGGCGCGCCCGACCACGACAGTTGCGGGGAGGTGTTTCCGATCGCCTTGACCTGGGCGTCGGGCAGGACGCCTCCGTCGGAAAAATCGGTCGAAGTGACGGTGAAGCTCATGGCGGCCCTCTCCCTTGGCGGCGGATTCGATCTCTAGGCTAACGGAAGACTCGCCACGGGCGTTGCCGCGCGACATTCTGTCCCCAGCTTAAGTCAAGCTGTCTTGATGAGCGGAGGAACGGGATGCTGCAAGCCCTGTTGGACCGAACCTTTCAGACGCGGGCGATCCGGGTGCGGCTTCCGGACGGCCGAGAGCTGACGGCGGGGCCGGGCGAACCGGAGCTCACGGCCGTGTTGGCGGACATGAAGGCGGCGGTCGCCATCGCCGCCAACCCCGACCTGGCCTTGGGCGAGTGCTTCATGGACGGGACGTTCAGCATCGAGGGCGGGAGCATCTATGACTTCCTGCGACTGACCAGTTCGCAACTAGCCTTGCGGCAGCGCTCGCCGAAACTGAGTTGGCTCCAGCGAATTCGTCGCGGGGCGGAGCAGGCCAACGACCGCCTGCACGCGCGCAGCAACGTCCACCACCACTATGATCTGACGGTCGACTTCTATCGCCTGTTTCTGGACGAGGACCTGCAATACTCCTGCGCCTTCTTCGAGACGCCGGACGCCACTCTGGAAGAGGCGCAGGCGGCCAAGAAGCGCCGCCTGATCGACAAGCTGTTGCTGGAGCCGGGCCATGCCGCCCTGGACATCGGCGCCGGATGGGGCGGGCTGGGCCTGTCGATGGTCGAGCGCGGCGCGCGCGTGACGGGCGTCACCTTGTCCACCGAACAGCACCGCACGGCCAATGAGCGGGCGGCGGCCCTGGGCGTCGCCGATCGGGCCGATTTCCGCCTTCAAGACTATCGCGACCTCGACCAGACCTTCGATCGCATCATCTCGGTCGGCATGTTCGAGCACGTCGGGGCGCCGAACTATCAGGAGTATTTCGACACCGTCGCCCGCCTGCTGGACGACGACGGGGTGGCGGTGATCCACGCCATCGGCCGCAACTCGCCGCCCAACCGCACCCAGCCGTGGATTCGCAAATACATCTTCCCCGGCGGCTATATCCCGGCCCTGTCCGAGGTGCTGCCCGCCATCGAGCAGGCGGGCCTGTGGGTCACGGATATGGAGATCCTGCGCCTGCACTACGCCGAGACGCTGCTGCATTGGCGCGAGCGGTTCCTGGCCCGGCGCGGCGAGGCCCTGGCCATGTATGACGAGCGCTTTTGCCGGATGTGGGAGTTCTACCTGGCCTGCAGCGAAGTCGCCTTCCGCGAACTGGGCCACATGGTGTTCCAGCTGCAGCTGTCCAAGAAGCAGACGGCCGTGCCGCTGAGCCGGGATTATCTGTGCGGGTAGGGAGCTTTCCTCCACATGTAATGGGGAGGGGGACCGCGTAGCGGTGGAGGGGCTTTACAACAGCGGAACCAAGCGGCCCCTCCGTCACGTCGGCTGCGCCTCCGCGCCACCTCCCCATTGCATGGGGAGGAAATGAAAAAGGCCGCCCTTTCGGGCGGCCTTGATCGTCTGATCTCTTACCGCCTCAGGCGATTTCGATCCGGTAGCTTTCGATGACCGTGTTGGCCAGCAGGGTGTCGCACATGCGCTTCACCTCGGCCTCCTTGTCGGCGACGGCGTCGTCGAGGTCGAACTCGATCAGCTTGCCGACGCGGGCGTTGGCGACGCCGCTCCAGCCCAGACCCTGCAGGGCGCCTTCGACGGCCTTGCCCTGCACGTCCAGAACGCCGGGCTTGAGGAAGACGTGAACTTTAACCTTGGCCATTAATGCAGCCCTCCCTGAATCACGGTCGGCATGTCCTTCATGATGCCGAGGCGGCGGGCCACCTCGGTGTAGCTTTCGATGACGTCGCCCATGTCGCGGCGGAAGCGGTCCTTGTCCAGCTTCTCGCCCGTGGTGGTATCCCACAGGCGGCACGAGTCGGGGCTGATCTCGTCGGCCAGGATGACGCGGCTGAAGTCGTTCTCCCACACGCGGCCGAACTCGATCTTGAAGTCCACCAGGGTGATGCCGACGGCGCCGAACATGCCGCACAGATAGTCGTTCACCCGCACCGTCATGGCCAGAATGTCGTCCAGCTCCTGGGTCGAGGCCCAGTTGAACGCCGTGATGTGCTCTTCGGTCACCATCGGGTCGTTCAGCTCATCTTTCTTGTAGTAGAACTCGATGATCGAACGGGGCAGGGGCGTGCCCTCTTCCTGACCCAGGCGCTGGGCCAGAGAGCCGGCGACGACGTTGCGGCAGACCACTTCCAGCGGAATGATCTCGACTTCGCGGATCAGCTGCTCGCGCAGGTTCAGGCGCTTGATGAAGTGGTTGGTCACGCCGATCGAGTTCAGGCGCGACATGATGAATTCGCTGATGCGGTTGTTGATGACGCCCTTGCCCTCAAGCGTCGCCTTCTTCTGGGCGTTGAAGGCGGTCGCGTCGTCCTTGAAGTATTGGATCAGCGTGCCGGGCTCAGGTCCCTCGTACAGGATCTTGGCCTTGCCCTCGTAGAGCTTCTTGCGCTTGGTGTTCATCATCGGGTCCCGAACGGGAAGAAAAACAGATGACCGCAAAACGAAAAACGCGCGGCCCGAAGGTCGGGGCGGCGCGGTCCTGAATCGACGGCGGCTATGACAGAGCCACGCGCCCTTTAGCCGAAGGGCGTCTGTGACACAAATATCCTGAAGCGCCCTTACGTCAGCGTCGCCACGGAAGCCCAGTTGCGTTCGGTCGCGGCGGGGGCCATAGAGCCGTTTGCGGACAAGACTTGGTCCGCGGCTGGAGTTACGACGCGCATGACGACCTTCGACGATCGGGAACAGGCCTTCGAGGCCAAATACGCCCTCGATCAGGAACAGGAATTCAAGGCCATCGCGCGTCGCAACAAGATGCTGGGCCTGTGGGCGGCCGAGAAGATGGGCCTGTCGCCGGAAAGCGCCGAGCAATACGCCGCCGCCGTGGTCCGCGCGGACTTCGAGCAGCCGGGCGAGGAAGACGTCTTCCGCAAGGTCGCCGGCGACTTCAAGGGCTCGGGCCTGACCGTCTCCGAGGGCGAGCTGCGCTCCAAGATGGACGAACTGGCCTCGATCGCCCGCGAACAGATCCGCGCCGGCGAATAAGCCGCTGGATCAGCCCGGGGGGCTTGGCGGCTGAGTTCCTGACGGGGATTTCAAGACGGCGGCCTCATCCTCGGAGGCTGACCAAAACATAAGGCCGCTGCCGGCGATCGGCAGCGGCCTTTTGCTTTTGAGCGATGCGCTCGCCGGTTATTTCGGCATCAGCACCGTGTCGATGACATGCACCACGCCGTTGGACTGAGCCATGTCGGCCTGGGTGACCATGGCCTTGCCGCCCTTGGCGTCGGTCAGCTCCCACTTGCCGCCGCCCATGTCCTTGGCCGTCAGCTTCTCGCCCTGAACGGTGGTCAGGGTGGCCGTCCCGCCGTTGGCTTGAGCCTGGGCGGCGAGGTCCGCGGCGGTCAGGCGGCCGGGCACGACGTGGTAGGTCAGAATCTTGGTCAGGGCGGCCTTCTGCGCCGGCTGCATCAGACCCTCGCGCGTCGCGGCGGGAATCTTCTCGAAGGCGGCGTTGTCGGGGGCGAAGACAGTGAAGGGGCCGGGACCCTGCAGGCGCTCGGCCAGACCGGCGGCCTGGATCGCGCTGACCAGGGTGGTCAGGTTCGGCGCCTTGGAGGCGTTGGCGACCAGATTGTCTGACGGGTTCATCGCTGCGCCGCCGGCCATCGGCTCGGTTGCGGCGGAGGTCATGGGCGGCGGCGCCACCTCGACGGGGGCTGGCTCCTGCTTGGCTTCGTTCTGGCCGCAGGCGGCCAGCGCCAGCAGGGCGAAGCTCGAAACGGCCGCGAGCGCGGCGGTGCGATGGGTCATCATGGCTTCTCTCCTTCGATGAACGGGCGGCGCCCGTGTCGGGAAGGATTACGACTCAGAACCCCAAAAGGATGCGGTGGCGATCAAATTTTCCGGCGCGACACGTGAACGGCCCGCGCCGATCATGTGCGCCCAGCGGCCAGATAAGGGCTCAAAGTGGACCACTGCGCCAGTTTTTTCTCGAAGGGCCGCGCGTGGGCGGGGCTGGATGACGGCAGGTCGAGCAGGGCGGCTGTGGTCGCGCCCTCCAGGATGCGCCGCCCCGCGCGCGCCGCCGTTCCGCCATTGAAGGCGACCGCGTGCAAGGCCGGAAGACGCGCCGTCAAGTCGATCAGATCGGCGGCTTCGGGATTGCGGATGGCGGCGTCCAGACTGCCGCGACGCTCGGCCGAGGCGATCACGTCCCATAGGCCGACGCCATGCGCCAGGAGCGCCTCCAGCCGCGCCGGGTAGGGCAGGGCGGCCAGCGGCGCGCCGAGCAAGGCCTCCATCAGCCGCCAGAAGGCGTTGCGCGGGTGAGCGTAGTATTGACCCGCGCTCAGCGAGGCGTCGCCCGGCAGGCTGCCGAGGATCAGGACGCATGTGCGCTCGTCAACGACGGGCGCAAAGCCGACCCGGCGGGCCGTGCTCACCGGTCGCGCCGGAACCCGGTCAGCTGACGGCCGAAGGCGGCGAATTCCTCGCCCATCAGGAAGCCGGTCACCGGGTGCATCGGATGGTTGGCGCGCGGTTCGCCGCTGTTGTAGGCGGACACCATGCCGAAGTTGAAATAGATGAAGCCGTACTGCTTGCCGCTGCGCTGGATCAGGGCGGCGACCTGTTCCCTGAGGTCCCCCGCCGCGCCTTGCAGGGCCTCCATCAGGATTTTGACCGGCCGCCCGTCCTCGCCCGAGAAGCTCAGGGACCAGGGCAGGGAGGTCTCCATGATCTCGCTGATCAGTTCCGCCGTCGGTTTCTCGAACACGTCGGGAATCTGCACCAGCCCGTCGCGCGCATAGACGTCCGCATATTTCTGAGCGTCGAGGGCGGGGTTCAGGCGAAGGGGCGGCTGGGACATCGTGCGGGCGCTCCGGGGCGTGGGATCACGCCGATATTCCCTCATAGGGCAGGCGGAGCGCCGGGGCCAAGGGCCGTGATGCGGCCCTTGGCTTTCCATACAAAGGCTCAGGCCTCGCCGAACACCCGAGCGAAGATCACGTCCACGTTCTTGGTGTGGTAGCCGAGGTCGAACAGGGCCTCGAGCTCGTCGTGGGGCAGGGTGACGCGCG
Above is a window of Brevundimonas naejangsanensis DNA encoding:
- the purC gene encoding phosphoribosylaminoimidazolesuccinocarboxamide synthase, translating into MNTKRKKLYEGKAKILYEGPEPGTLIQYFKDDATAFNAQKKATLEGKGVINNRISEFIMSRLNSIGVTNHFIKRLNLREQLIREVEIIPLEVVCRNVVAGSLAQRLGQEEGTPLPRSIIEFYYKKDELNDPMVTEEHITAFNWASTQELDDILAMTVRVNDYLCGMFGAVGITLVDFKIEFGRVWENDFSRVILADEISPDSCRLWDTTTGEKLDKDRFRRDMGDVIESYTEVARRLGIMKDMPTVIQGGLH
- a CDS encoding fasciclin domain-containing protein, whose product is MMTHRTAALAAVSSFALLALAACGQNEAKQEPAPVEVAPPPMTSAATEPMAGGAAMNPSDNLVANASKAPNLTTLVSAIQAAGLAERLQGPGPFTVFAPDNAAFEKIPAATREGLMQPAQKAALTKILTYHVVPGRLTAADLAAQAQANGGTATLTTVQGEKLTAKDMGGGKWELTDAKGGKAMVTQADMAQSNGVVHVIDTVLMPK
- a CDS encoding YbhB/YbcL family Raf kinase inhibitor-like protein, whose protein sequence is MSFTVTSTDFSDGGVLPDAQVKAIGNTSPQLSWSGAPEGTKSFAVTCYDPDAPTGSGFWHWTVANIPAHVRELAAGAGAVGGADLPKGAVQGRTDYGEAGFGGAAPPPGHGPHRYIFTVFAVDVERLDVTEDNSGAVFGFNLHFHTLAKASITATYENRG
- a CDS encoding SAM-dependent methyltransferase, with the translated sequence MLQALLDRTFQTRAIRVRLPDGRELTAGPGEPELTAVLADMKAAVAIAANPDLALGECFMDGTFSIEGGSIYDFLRLTSSQLALRQRSPKLSWLQRIRRGAEQANDRLHARSNVHHHYDLTVDFYRLFLDEDLQYSCAFFETPDATLEEAQAAKKRRLIDKLLLEPGHAALDIGAGWGGLGLSMVERGARVTGVTLSTEQHRTANERAAALGVADRADFRLQDYRDLDQTFDRIISVGMFEHVGAPNYQEYFDTVARLLDDDGVAVIHAIGRNSPPNRTQPWIRKYIFPGGYIPALSEVLPAIEQAGLWVTDMEILRLHYAETLLHWRERFLARRGEALAMYDERFCRMWEFYLACSEVAFRELGHMVFQLQLSKKQTAVPLSRDYLCG
- a CDS encoding DUF1476 domain-containing protein — its product is MTTFDDREQAFEAKYALDQEQEFKAIARRNKMLGLWAAEKMGLSPESAEQYAAAVVRADFEQPGEEDVFRKVAGDFKGSGLTVSEGELRSKMDELASIAREQIRAGE
- the purS gene encoding phosphoribosylformylglycinamidine synthase subunit PurS; translation: MAKVKVHVFLKPGVLDVQGKAVEGALQGLGWSGVANARVGKLIEFDLDDAVADKEAEVKRMCDTLLANTVIESYRIEIA
- a CDS encoding DNA-deoxyinosine glycosylase, whose protein sequence is MSTARRVGFAPVVDERTCVLILGSLPGDASLSAGQYYAHPRNAFWRLMEALLGAPLAALPYPARLEALLAHGVGLWDVIASAERRGSLDAAIRNPEAADLIDLTARLPALHAVAFNGGTAARAGRRILEGATTAALLDLPSSSPAHARPFEKKLAQWSTLSPYLAAGRT